The Canis lupus baileyi chromosome 11, mCanLup2.hap1, whole genome shotgun sequence genome includes a window with the following:
- the MCM5 gene encoding DNA replication licensing factor MCM5 — MSGFDDPGIFYSDSFGGDPAADEGQARKSQLQRRFKEFLRQYRVGTDRTGFTFKYRDELKRHYNLGEYWVEVEMEDLASFDEDLADYLYKQPAEHLQLLEEAAKEVADEVTRPRPTGEEVLQDIQVMLKSDASPSSIRSLKSDMMSHLVKIPGIIISASGVRAKATRISIQCRSCRNTLSNIAMRPGLEGYALPRKCNTDQAGRPKCPLDPYFIMPDKCKCVDFQTLKLQELPDAVPHGEMPRHMQLYCDRYLCDKVVPGNRVTIMGIYSIKKFGLTTSKGRDRVGVGIRSSYIRVLGIQVDTDGSGRSFAGAVTPQEEEEFRRLAALPNVYEVISKSIAPSIFGGTDMKKAIACLLFGGSRKRLPDGLTRRGDINLLMLGDPGTAKSQLLKFVEKCSPIGVYTSGKGSSAAGLTASVMRDPSSRNFIMEGGAMVLADGGVVCIDEFDKMREDDRVAIHEAMEQQTISIAKAGITTTLNSRCSVLAAANSVFGRWDETKGEDNIDFMPTILSRFDMIFIVKDEHNEERDVMLAKHVITLHVSALTQTQAVEGEVDLTKLKKFIAYCRAKCGPRLSAEAAEKLKNRYIIMRSGARQHERDSDRRSNIPITVRQLEAIVRIAEALSKMKLQPFATEADVEEALRLFQVSTLDAALSGTLSGVEGFTSQEDQELLSRIEKQLKRRFAIGSQVSEHSIIQDFTKQKYPEHAIHKVLQLMLRRGEIQHRMQRKVLYRLK, encoded by the exons ATGTCCGGCTTCGACGACCCCGGCATCTTCTACAGCGACAGCTTCGGGGGAGACCCCGCGGCCGACGAGGGGCAGGCGCGCAAATCGCAGCTGCAGAGGCGCTTCAAGGAGTTCCTGCGGCAGTACCGAGTGGGCACCGACCGCACCGGCTTCACCTTCAAATACAG GGATGAGCTCAAGCGCCATTACAACCTGGGGGAGTACTGGGTCGAAGTGGAGATGGAGGACCTGGCTAGCTTCGACGAGGACCTGGCTGACTACTTGTACAAGCAGCCGGCCGAGCACTTGCAGCTG CTAGAGGAAGCTGCGAAGGAGGTGGCTGATGAGGTGACCCGGCCCCGGCCCACAGGGGAGGAGGTGCTCCAGGACATTCAGGTCATGCTCAAGTCGGACGCCAGTCCGTCCAGCATTCGTAGCCTCAAG TCGGACATGATGTCACACCTGGTGAAGATCCCTGGCATCATCATCTCAGCGTCTGGGGTCCGTGCCAAGGCCACCCGCATCTCTATCCAGTGCCGGAGCTGTCGCAACACGCTTAGTAACATTGCCATGCGCCCGGGCCTGGAGGGCTATGCCCTGCCCAGGAAGTGCAACAC GGATCAGGCTGGGCGCCCCAAGTGCCCCCTGGACCCCTATTTCATCATGCCTGACAAGTGCAAGTGTGTGGACTTCCAGACGCTCAAGCTCCAGGAGCTGCCTGACGCGGTGCCTCATGGCGAGATGCCTAGACACATGCAGCTCTACTGTGacag GTACCTGTGTGACAAGGTTGTCCCTGGGAACAGGGTCACCATCATGGGCATCTACTCCATCAAGAAATTTGGCCTGACCACCAGCAAGGGCCGCGATAGGGTGGGTGTGGGCATCCGGAGCTCCTACATCCGTGTCCTGGGCATCCAGGTGGACACAGATGGCTCCG GCCGCAGCTTTGCCGGGGCCGTGACCccccaggaagaggaggagttcCGGCGCCTGGCCGCCCTCCCCAATGTCTACGAGGTCATCTCCAAGAGCATCGCTCCGTCCATCTTTGGGGGCACAGACATGAAGAAGGCCATCGCCTGCTTGCTGTTTGGGGGTTCCCGAAAGAG GCTCCCCGACGGACTCACCCGCCGAGGAGACATCAATCTGCTGATGCTGGGGGACCCTGGGACGGCCAAGTCCCAGCTGCTGAAGTTTGTGGAGAAGTGCTCTCCCATCGGG GTGTACACATCTGGGAAAGGCAGCAGTGCAGCCGGCCTGACAGCCTCAGTGATGAGGGACCCCTCGTCCCGGAACTTCATCATGGAAGGTGGTGCCATGGTCCTGGCTGATGGTGGAGTTGTCTGTATTGACGAGTTTGACAAG ATGCGGGAAGACGACCGAGTGGCAATCCACGAGGCCATGGAGCAGCAGACCATCTCTATAGCCAAG gCCGGGATCACCACCACCCTCAACTCCCGCTGCTCTGTCCTGGCTGCCGCCAACTCGGTGTTCGGTCGTTGGGATGAGACGAAGGGGGAGGACAACATTGACTTTATGCCCACCATCTTGTCCCGCTTTGACATGATCTTCATCGTCAAGGATGAACACAATGAGGAGAGGGATGTG ATGCTGGCCAAACACGTCATCACTCTGCACGTGAGTGCGCTGACCCAGACCCAGGCTGTGGAGGGTGAGGTGGACCTGACCAAGCTGAAGAAGTTCATTGCCTACTGCCGAGC GAAGTGTGGCCCCCGGCTATCGGCAGAGGCTGCAGAGAAACTGAAGAACCGGTATATCATCATGCGGAGCGGGGCCCGGCAGCATGAGAGGGACAGCGACCGCCGCTCCAACATTCCCATCACTGTGCG GCAGCTGGAGGCCATTGTGCGCATCGCGGAGGCCCTCAGCAAGATGAAGCTGCAGCCCTTTGCCACAGAAGCGGATGTGGAGGAGGCTCTGCGGCTCTTCCAGGTGTCCACGCTGGATGCCGCCTTGTCCGGCACTCTGTCAG GGGTGGAGGGCTTTACCAGCCAGGAGGACCAGGAGCTTCTGAGCCGCATCGAGAAGCAGCTGAAGCGCCGCTTTGCCATCGGCTCCCAGGTGTCAGAGCACAGCATCATCCAGGACTTTACCAAGCAG